One Hippea jasoniae genomic region harbors:
- a CDS encoding Crp/Fnr family transcriptional regulator, whose product MDKKEALNLFATVVGVEENYILKDLDAVSMLIAKQKGEYIFFEGDKGEDLYFILKGAVRLFKTSYDGREITLHIAEKDDIFAEIVLFLENRYPASAVALEDTLLLSINSYKLFEKISQNPAIAMKLLGAFAKRINFLAERLKQLSIEDAKERVMEYLEKNADSSNTVRLSLPKKEIATMLGVTPETFSRIIKKLKEDGILTINGKNLRIIR is encoded by the coding sequence ATGGATAAAAAAGAAGCCCTGAATCTCTTTGCAACTGTTGTTGGCGTAGAAGAAAACTATATACTGAAAGATTTAGACGCCGTCTCCATGCTTATAGCAAAACAGAAGGGCGAATATATATTCTTTGAAGGCGACAAAGGAGAAGACCTCTATTTTATACTCAAAGGAGCTGTAAGATTATTTAAGACATCTTACGATGGCAGAGAAATCACACTACATATCGCAGAAAAAGACGATATTTTTGCTGAAATTGTACTGTTTTTGGAAAATAGATATCCTGCATCTGCAGTTGCTCTGGAAGACACCTTGCTTTTGAGTATAAACTCCTATAAGCTTTTTGAAAAAATATCTCAAAACCCGGCCATTGCCATGAAGCTATTAGGTGCTTTTGCAAAGCGCATAAACTTTTTAGCCGAAAGACTAAAGCAGCTATCGATAGAGGACGCAAAGGAAAGGGTGATGGAGTATTTAGAAAAAAACGCTGACAGTTCAAATACCGTCAGACTCTCACTTCCCAAAAAAGAGATAGCAACCATGCTTGGTGTAACACCAGAAACATTCTCTCGCATAATAAAAAAACTCAAGGAAGACGGGATTTTAACGATAAACGGAAAAAACTTAAGGATTATTAGATGA
- the hcp gene encoding hydroxylamine reductase, producing the protein MGMFCFQCQETWKNHGCTVKGVCGKEENVANLEDVLVYVTKGISVVAKKAGKVDPEVGKYISKALFTTITNVNFDEDAISNVILEGLKLRDQLKKKYSVSDEGLHDSATWNGTTKEEFLAKYSVASVLAEEDEDKRSLKELMIYGLKGVAAYAEHAAVLGYEDQAIWDFLVEGLAATTEDKSVDELIGLVMKTGEAAVKAMAILDKANTETYGHPEISEVNIGVRNNPGILISGHDLKDMEELLEQTKGTGVDVYTHGEMLPANYYPAFKKYEHFVGNYGNAWWLQDKEFEAFNGPILMTTNCLVPPKDSYKDRVFTTGNVGFPGVKHIPDRVDGKPKDFSEIIELAKKCKPPTQIETGKIVGGFAHEQVFKLADKVVDAVKSGAIRKFVVMAGCDGRHPSRNYYTEFAKKLPKDTVILTAGCAKYRYIKLNLGDIGGIPRVLDAGQCNDSYSLAVIAMKLKEIFELSDINELPIAYNIAWYEQKAVAVLLALLYLGVKNIKLGPTLPAFVSPNVLKVLIDKFNMSTISNVDDDLKELVG; encoded by the coding sequence ATGGGTATGTTTTGTTTTCAATGTCAGGAAACATGGAAAAATCACGGATGCACAGTTAAAGGTGTGTGCGGAAAAGAGGAGAATGTTGCAAACCTTGAGGATGTACTTGTCTATGTAACAAAGGGCATCAGTGTTGTGGCAAAAAAAGCAGGTAAGGTTGATCCAGAGGTTGGAAAATACATTTCAAAGGCTCTCTTTACCACAATAACCAATGTTAACTTCGATGAGGATGCAATCAGCAATGTAATTTTAGAAGGATTAAAACTAAGGGATCAGCTTAAAAAGAAGTATTCAGTTAGTGATGAGGGGTTGCACGACTCAGCCACATGGAACGGCACAACAAAAGAGGAGTTTTTGGCAAAATACAGTGTTGCAAGCGTATTAGCCGAAGAAGATGAAGATAAAAGGTCTCTAAAAGAGCTTATGATTTATGGCTTAAAAGGTGTGGCAGCCTATGCTGAGCATGCAGCAGTTTTAGGTTATGAGGATCAGGCTATATGGGATTTTCTTGTTGAAGGTCTTGCTGCAACAACAGAGGATAAATCGGTTGATGAATTGATTGGTCTTGTGATGAAGACAGGCGAGGCTGCTGTTAAAGCTATGGCAATTCTTGATAAAGCAAACACAGAAACCTACGGCCATCCAGAGATTAGCGAGGTAAATATCGGTGTTAGAAATAACCCCGGCATCTTGATTTCAGGTCACGATCTGAAAGATATGGAAGAGCTGCTTGAGCAGACAAAGGGCACTGGTGTTGATGTTTATACGCATGGTGAAATGTTGCCTGCAAACTATTATCCAGCGTTTAAAAAATATGAGCATTTTGTAGGAAACTACGGTAATGCATGGTGGCTGCAGGATAAAGAATTCGAGGCATTTAACGGACCAATTCTTATGACAACAAACTGCCTCGTTCCACCCAAAGACAGCTACAAAGACAGGGTGTTTACTACAGGTAATGTGGGATTTCCGGGTGTAAAGCATATTCCAGATCGTGTTGATGGAAAACCCAAAGATTTTTCAGAGATTATAGAACTTGCCAAAAAATGCAAACCGCCAACGCAGATTGAGACGGGAAAGATTGTAGGTGGTTTTGCGCATGAGCAGGTGTTTAAACTTGCAGATAAGGTTGTTGATGCAGTAAAAAGCGGTGCAATTAGAAAATTCGTTGTTATGGCAGGTTGTGATGGTAGGCATCCATCAAGAAACTACTACACAGAATTTGCAAAAAAACTCCCCAAAGATACGGTAATTTTGACAGCAGGTTGTGCAAAATACAGATACATTAAACTTAATCTTGGCGATATTGGCGGTATCCCAAGGGTGCTTGATGCTGGTCAGTGTAACGATAGCTACTCACTGGCTGTTATTGCCATGAAGCTTAAAGAGATATTCGAACTATCGGATATAAATGAACTGCCAATAGCCTACAACATCGCCTGGTATGAGCAGAAAGCCGTTGCTGTTCTGCTTGCCCTCCTCTATTTAGGTGTCAAGAATATCAAATTAGGTCCAACATTACCCGCCTTTGTATCCCCCAATGTCCTCAAGGTTCTCATCGACAAATTTAATATGTCAACGATTAGCAATGTCGATGACGACCTAAAAGAGCTTGTAGGCTAA
- the trmB gene encoding tRNA (guanosine(46)-N7)-methyltransferase TrmB, with amino-acid sequence MPHAVIKTQEPLIAIDDKDIFFSSSGSAFVYPAETACEAFFIKAYSKRDHVIVKLEKATHPLITDCLKGKVLEFAKYLAERLKGSIVHHNLKPTGKNCRLFEKYLLDLRIINHTVINKLFDKPIELEIGSAKGEFITKIASKNKEKQFIGIEIVQETLSKALLRVEKLNLQNISFIHYDARFLLDRFLPDSVDAVYVFFPEPWFKKKRLKHALFDRLTLSKIANILKNGGIFKLFTDNHAYALSISTALDDLDQLTSTTQYPFMVATERIDTYYERRWLKRNRTIYKLTYTKTKHHQALDLPDIKFPIKINKEYILKDNIIFKILDIYENPFDERIAEVVFGYSLNPQHTFFGLTKNNELFEIAQSRFIADSQAKKAFELAK; translated from the coding sequence ATGCCACATGCAGTAATCAAAACGCAGGAGCCGCTTATAGCTATTGATGATAAAGATATATTTTTTTCATCAAGCGGCTCTGCTTTTGTTTATCCTGCAGAAACAGCCTGCGAGGCATTTTTTATAAAGGCATACTCAAAAAGGGATCATGTAATTGTAAAGTTAGAAAAAGCCACCCATCCCTTAATTACAGATTGCCTGAAAGGAAAAGTTTTAGAGTTTGCCAAATATTTAGCAGAAAGGCTTAAAGGTTCAATCGTTCATCATAATCTTAAGCCCACAGGCAAAAATTGCAGGCTCTTTGAAAAATACCTTTTAGATTTGAGAATAATCAACCATACAGTTATTAACAAACTTTTTGACAAACCCATCGAGTTGGAGATAGGCTCGGCAAAGGGGGAATTTATAACAAAGATAGCATCTAAAAACAAAGAAAAGCAGTTTATCGGTATCGAAATCGTTCAGGAGACACTATCAAAAGCTCTCCTTAGGGTTGAAAAACTCAATCTGCAAAATATCTCGTTTATTCACTACGATGCAAGGTTTCTGCTTGATAGGTTTTTGCCAGACAGCGTTGATGCTGTTTATGTTTTTTTCCCTGAGCCGTGGTTTAAGAAAAAACGACTTAAACATGCATTGTTTGATAGATTAACGCTTTCAAAGATAGCTAATATTTTAAAAAATGGTGGAATTTTTAAGCTTTTTACAGACAACCATGCATATGCGTTAAGTATATCTACAGCTTTGGATGATTTAGACCAGCTTACATCAACCACTCAATACCCATTTATGGTCGCAACAGAAAGAATAGACACATATTACGAAAGGCGATGGCTAAAAAGAAACAGAACGATCTATAAACTCACCTACACTAAAACCAAACATCATCAGGCGTTAGATTTGCCGGATATAAAATTCCCCATCAAAATCAACAAAGAGTATATCTTGAAGGATAACATAATATTCAAGATTTTAGATATCTACGAAAATCCTTTTGATGAAAGAATTGCTGAGGTGGTGTTTGGCTATAGCCTCAATCCTCAGCATACGTTTTTTGGCTTAACAAAAAATAACGAGCTATTTGAAATTGCACAAAGTAGATTTATAGCTGACAGTCAGGCTAAAAAGGCCTTTGAGTTAGCAAAATAA
- a CDS encoding argininosuccinate synthase, translated as MMDIKKVVLAYSGGLDTSVIVKWLQDKYGCEVITYTADLGQNEDLEPIKEKALKVGATKAYIEDVREEFLKDYVMKAFKFGALYEGKYPLATALGRPLITKKMIEIAKKENADAIAHGSTGKGNDQVRFDVSAVALKPDIKVLAPVREWELKSRDEEIEYAKKHNIPVPVTKEKPYSIDRNIWGLSIEAGPLEDPFFEPPEDIYSLTVSPKEAPDEPEYITIDFEEGMPVAINSQRMGLVELVEKANEIAGRHGVGRIDMIENRLVGIKSREIYEAPAAVLLLEAKRSLDELILDRESLHLKDQLAQKYAELVYYGYWFSETREALDAFADVLNKRATGTVKVKLYKGTATAVARKSDYALYSKQLATYDPTDTFNHKYGEAFCYIWGLPLKVLGQIRK; from the coding sequence ATGATGGATATTAAAAAGGTTGTGCTTGCCTATTCAGGGGGACTTGATACCTCAGTGATCGTTAAATGGCTTCAGGACAAATACGGCTGTGAGGTGATAACCTACACGGCTGATTTAGGTCAAAATGAAGATTTAGAGCCGATTAAAGAAAAAGCATTGAAGGTGGGTGCAACAAAAGCCTATATTGAGGATGTAAGGGAGGAGTTTTTAAAGGATTATGTTATGAAAGCCTTCAAGTTTGGAGCATTGTATGAAGGCAAATATCCACTTGCAACGGCATTGGGGAGGCCGCTTATAACAAAAAAGATGATTGAGATAGCAAAAAAGGAAAACGCCGATGCCATAGCCCACGGCTCTACAGGCAAGGGTAACGATCAGGTGAGATTTGATGTCTCTGCAGTGGCTTTAAAACCCGATATAAAGGTGCTTGCACCTGTGAGGGAGTGGGAGTTGAAATCCCGCGATGAGGAGATTGAATATGCCAAAAAACACAACATACCCGTGCCTGTTACAAAAGAGAAACCTTACTCTATCGATAGAAACATATGGGGATTATCCATAGAGGCAGGACCACTTGAGGATCCGTTTTTTGAGCCACCCGAGGATATCTATTCTTTAACTGTTAGCCCAAAAGAAGCACCTGATGAGCCAGAATACATAACAATAGACTTTGAAGAGGGCATGCCTGTTGCAATAAATTCTCAAAGGATGGGGCTTGTTGAACTTGTTGAAAAGGCTAACGAAATAGCAGGCAGACACGGTGTTGGTAGAATAGACATGATTGAAAACAGGCTTGTTGGTATTAAATCAAGAGAGATCTACGAAGCCCCGGCTGCAGTGTTGCTGCTTGAGGCAAAAAGAAGTCTTGATGAGCTTATTTTAGACAGAGAAAGCCTTCACTTAAAAGACCAGCTTGCTCAAAAATATGCAGAATTGGTCTACTACGGCTACTGGTTTAGTGAAACAAGAGAGGCTTTAGATGCCTTTGCAGATGTTTTAAACAAAAGGGCAACAGGCACTGTAAAGGTTAAACTTTACAAAGGAACAGCTACAGCAGTGGCAAGGAAATCCGATTATGCTTTATATTCAAAACAGCTTGCCACTTACGACCCAACAGATACATTCAACCACAAATACGGCGAAGCGTTCTGCTATATCTGGGGATTGCCGCTTAAGGTGCTTGGCCAGATTAGAAAATAG
- the argF gene encoding ornithine carbamoyltransferase, which produces MIRHCLSLKDLTKQEIIELIEVAGNIKKRINEINYKPLDGVILGMIFEKSSTRTRLSFEAGMKKLGGDAIFLSSRDIQLGRGETIEDSAKVISRYVDIIMIRTFEHQRLIKFAEHSTVPVINALTDLLHPCQVLADLFTIKEKRGDIEHIKVAFVGDGNNMANSWIYAAALVGFELNIATPVDCAPNGRVVYDAFKINPYAKITLTDNPKEAVKDADVIYTDVWASMGEEAQKEKKHELLKSYQVNKELVSYAKDDYIFMHCLPAHREEEVEADIIDSKHSVVWDEAENRTYAQLAVIMKLIGRLNDGY; this is translated from the coding sequence ATGATAAGGCACTGTTTATCGCTTAAGGATTTAACAAAACAGGAGATTATTGAGCTGATCGAAGTGGCGGGCAATATTAAAAAAAGAATAAACGAGATTAACTATAAACCCTTGGATGGCGTTATTTTAGGTATGATATTTGAAAAGTCATCGACACGCACCCGTTTATCTTTTGAGGCGGGTATGAAAAAGTTAGGCGGGGATGCGATATTTTTATCATCAAGGGATATTCAACTTGGACGAGGTGAAACAATTGAGGATTCAGCTAAAGTAATCTCCCGCTATGTGGACATAATTATGATTAGGACTTTTGAGCATCAAAGACTTATAAAATTTGCAGAGCATTCAACGGTTCCTGTTATTAATGCATTAACAGACCTTCTGCACCCCTGCCAGGTATTGGCTGACCTGTTTACAATAAAAGAAAAGCGGGGTGATATAGAACATATAAAGGTTGCCTTTGTGGGTGATGGCAATAACATGGCAAACTCCTGGATCTATGCAGCTGCTTTGGTTGGTTTTGAGTTAAATATCGCAACGCCTGTCGATTGTGCACCAAACGGCAGGGTGGTATACGATGCTTTTAAGATTAATCCGTATGCAAAAATCACCTTAACAGACAATCCAAAAGAAGCGGTAAAAGACGCAGATGTTATATACACAGATGTATGGGCATCAATGGGTGAGGAGGCTCAAAAAGAGAAGAAACATGAATTACTTAAAAGCTATCAGGTAAACAAAGAGCTTGTAAGTTATGCAAAGGATGACTACATATTTATGCACTGCCTGCCTGCGCACAGAGAAGAGGAAGTTGAGGCAGATATTATCGATTCAAAGCATTCCGTTGTTTGGGATGAGGCAGAAAACAGAACATACGCGCAGCTTGCTGTAATAATGAAATTAATTGGGAGGTTGAATGATGGATATTAA
- a CDS encoding Rossmann-like domain-containing protein — protein MSYIHQKIFEKTIETAKELEVKDVRIGLGYTIVELDNNTAGLSYSFTKELNITSCSVVDEAGSLTGKKASYLIEKIFSYNLLDSSIALAAANAIINSNIESKDIDIVKFIKPTDKVVMIGYFGPLVEAIEAKTEKFVICERSVRGKSLPDYAAYFELQDADIAIITATSIINKTIDALLKLPKKARIVAIMGPSAPMDLEIFSAATHVCGSKVRDIKLAKQIISEGGGTRKLKPALSKHCVFKEAL, from the coding sequence GTGAGCTATATTCATCAAAAGATATTTGAAAAAACGATAGAGACAGCAAAAGAGTTAGAGGTTAAAGATGTAAGAATTGGCCTTGGATATACAATTGTTGAATTGGATAACAACACGGCTGGTCTATCTTATAGCTTTACAAAAGAACTAAACATAACATCATGCAGTGTGGTGGATGAGGCGGGTAGCTTGACAGGCAAAAAAGCATCATATCTAATAGAAAAAATTTTTTCATATAACCTGCTTGACAGCAGTATTGCCTTAGCTGCAGCAAACGCCATTATAAACAGTAATATAGAAAGCAAAGACATAGATATAGTAAAATTTATAAAACCCACAGATAAGGTTGTGATGATAGGGTATTTTGGACCGCTTGTTGAGGCTATTGAAGCTAAAACAGAAAAATTTGTAATCTGCGAGCGCTCTGTCAGGGGCAAATCTTTGCCAGACTATGCTGCCTATTTTGAATTACAGGATGCAGATATAGCTATAATAACAGCAACATCTATAATCAACAAAACGATTGATGCACTGCTTAAACTGCCCAAAAAAGCACGCATTGTTGCCATAATGGGTCCATCTGCTCCCATGGATTTAGAGATTTTTTCAGCTGCTACCCATGTCTGCGGAAGCAAAGTCAGGGATATCAAACTGGCAAAGCAGATTATCTCTGAAGGCGGGGGCACAAGAAAACTCAAACCCGCACTATCAAAACACTGTGTTTTTAAGGAGGCTTTATGA
- a CDS encoding thioredoxin family protein, which yields MKTIESVESFDEFISGSEIAIVLFATRDCATCKPVELKLEKHFSDYKLTKVYLDDLKILAGRLSIFNVPVVSIFFQSKELYRFIRVFSMDEIAEKLKRLKEFV from the coding sequence ATGAAAACAATAGAAAGTGTTGAGTCTTTTGATGAATTTATTTCAGGCAGCGAGATTGCAATAGTGCTTTTTGCAACCAGGGATTGTGCAACCTGCAAACCTGTTGAGCTTAAACTTGAGAAACACTTTAGCGACTACAAACTAACAAAAGTGTATTTAGATGACTTAAAAATTTTGGCGGGCAGGCTTTCTATATTCAATGTGCCGGTTGTAAGCATCTTTTTTCAATCCAAAGAGCTTTATAGATTTATCAGGGTGTTTTCTATGGATGAAATAGCAGAAAAACTAAAGAGACTAAAGGAGTTTGTGTGA
- a CDS encoding helix-turn-helix domain-containing protein — protein sequence MDVGNKIREIRLKKNMTLRDLSRKSGCSLGFLSQVERNLVSPTISSLRRIADALDINIISLFEENEPPVDSIVVRKSSRGKFENKRSRVKYELLRPQFSDTTIEALYMYLEPGALSGPTPHSHNGEELVIVIKGEIEIEIGGKTYILGEGDSAVYNSNIPHRWRNPSDKTTEVIWVNHPPTF from the coding sequence ATGGATGTAGGAAACAAGATTCGAGAGATTAGACTAAAGAAAAATATGACCTTAAGAGACTTAAGCAGAAAGTCCGGCTGCTCGCTGGGCTTTCTCTCTCAGGTTGAAAGAAACCTTGTTTCGCCAACAATATCAAGTCTAAGACGAATAGCCGATGCCTTAGATATCAACATTATCTCCCTGTTTGAAGAAAACGAGCCACCTGTTGATTCCATTGTTGTAAGAAAATCCAGTAGGGGAAAGTTTGAAAATAAACGATCAAGGGTTAAATATGAGCTTCTAAGACCCCAGTTTTCCGATACAACAATAGAGGCACTGTATATGTATCTTGAGCCAGGTGCTTTGAGTGGCCCCACGCCGCATTCTCACAACGGTGAAGAGCTTGTTATAGTTATAAAGGGTGAAATTGAGATTGAGATTGGCGGCAAAACCTATATTTTAGGCGAAGGTGATTCTGCTGTTTATAACTCCAACATTCCCCATAGATGGAGAAACCCCAGCGATAAAACCACAGAGGTCATCTGGGTAAACCATCCTCCAACATTCTAA
- a CDS encoding ABC transporter ATP-binding protein produces MLKVKDLNVFYGVIHAVKGISFNVPEGKIVTVIGANGAGKSSTLNAIAGLVKPKGSIVFAGNEIAGRPAHKIAQMGVALVPEGRRVFINLTILENLRMGGFNKKLSELEPLYEKMFELFPILKERAYQKAGTLSGGEQQMLAIARALMSEPMLLMLDEPSLGLAPKIVSEVFEILKELNRQGKTILLVEQNAAQALKLADYGYVLENGKISLEGDAKELLENEDVKKSYLGEL; encoded by the coding sequence ATGCTTAAGGTAAAAGATTTAAATGTGTTTTACGGTGTTATACATGCAGTAAAAGGTATAAGCTTCAATGTGCCTGAAGGCAAGATTGTAACGGTTATCGGTGCAAACGGTGCAGGAAAATCAAGCACACTTAATGCCATTGCAGGTCTTGTAAAACCAAAAGGTAGTATAGTTTTTGCCGGTAACGAAATAGCAGGAAGACCCGCCCATAAAATAGCTCAAATGGGTGTTGCGCTTGTGCCAGAGGGCAGACGCGTATTTATAAACCTTACAATACTTGAAAACCTAAGAATGGGTGGTTTCAACAAAAAACTCAGTGAGCTTGAGCCGCTTTATGAAAAGATGTTTGAATTATTCCCGATCCTAAAGGAGAGGGCTTATCAAAAGGCAGGAACGCTCTCTGGAGGCGAGCAGCAGATGCTTGCAATTGCAAGGGCTTTGATGAGTGAGCCGATGCTGTTGATGTTGGATGAGCCAAGCTTAGGACTTGCACCAAAGATTGTTTCAGAGGTCTTTGAAATTCTAAAGGAGCTCAACAGACAGGGCAAAACGATTCTTTTGGTTGAGCAAAATGCAGCCCAGGCGCTGAAACTTGCAGATTACGGTTATGTGCTTGAAAACGGCAAGATTTCACTTGAAGGCGATGCGAAAGAATTGCTTGAAAATGAGGATGTGAAAAAAAGCTACTTAGGAGAGCTTTAA
- a CDS encoding ABC transporter ATP-binding protein, with product MEVALKCDRITMKFGGLTAVNEFSIEVRDKMIFGLIGPNGAGKTTAFNMITGNLKPTSGSIYFYDQQIDGLKPFKIVHLGMARTFQNIRLFSNLTVLENVLVGFHHKLQYNLVDTILRTPRFYKYERKMKEEAMELLKKVNLADKADFKATALPYGERRKVEIARALATGPKMLLLDEPAAGMNPQETMSLMYFIQEIKETFDLTVLLIEHDMKFVMNLCETIAVLDHGVKIAEGKPEEIQKNPDVIRAYLGDINA from the coding sequence ATGGAAGTAGCTTTGAAATGCGATAGAATAACGATGAAATTCGGCGGCTTGACCGCTGTGAATGAGTTCTCAATCGAAGTAAGGGATAAAATGATTTTTGGCCTTATAGGTCCAAACGGTGCTGGCAAAACCACAGCTTTTAATATGATTACAGGTAATCTTAAGCCTACCTCAGGCAGTATCTACTTTTACGACCAGCAAATAGACGGTCTAAAACCTTTCAAAATCGTTCATTTAGGTATGGCAAGAACCTTTCAGAACATAAGGTTATTTTCCAATCTTACAGTGCTTGAAAATGTGCTTGTAGGTTTTCACCACAAACTTCAATACAATCTTGTAGACACCATTTTAAGGACTCCCCGCTTTTACAAATATGAGCGTAAAATGAAAGAAGAAGCCATGGAGCTTTTAAAAAAGGTTAATTTAGCTGATAAAGCGGATTTTAAGGCAACAGCTCTACCCTACGGTGAAAGAAGAAAGGTGGAAATTGCAAGGGCGCTTGCAACAGGGCCAAAGATGCTTCTACTTGATGAGCCAGCTGCTGGCATGAACCCGCAGGAGACAATGTCTTTAATGTACTTTATCCAGGAAATAAAAGAGACTTTTGATTTAACCGTACTCCTTATCGAACACGATATGAAATTTGTTATGAATCTGTGTGAAACGATAGCTGTTTTAGATCACGGTGTTAAGATAGCAGAAGGCAAACCTGAAGAGATTCAGAAAAACCCGGATGTTATTCGGGCATATCTGGGAGATATCAATGCTTAA
- a CDS encoding branched-chain amino acid ABC transporter permease codes for MIPLNRNSILTILSILLLLLFVWYSNSHLSAYAIRIWENTAIFLMLAASYNLINGVTGQFSLEPNGFVAIGAYVTAILILTPAQKDAMFIIEPMVPWLKNLHMSFFPALLIGGIVTALVAFLLGFPVFRVRGDYLAIVTLGFGLTIRVISNNTITITNGSLGLKGLPSYTNPWWCWGWAIVAMIIIMRIVFSAYGRAMKAIRDDEDAAIAMGINTFWIKMIAFVAAGFFEGVGGGLLASLTSIISPTMFTFFLTFQLLIIIVVGGLGSMTGTAIATILVIWGSEILRFVEQPMNIFGLHIPGIPGMRMVVFSVLLIVIMIFAREGIMGQKEFSWDALFNLFKKKAKTV; via the coding sequence ATGATTCCACTAAACAGAAATTCCATATTAACAATTTTATCTATTTTACTACTCCTTTTGTTTGTGTGGTATTCAAACAGCCATTTAAGCGCCTATGCTATAAGAATATGGGAAAATACAGCAATCTTTTTAATGCTTGCAGCAAGCTATAACTTGATAAACGGTGTAACAGGTCAGTTTTCTTTAGAGCCTAACGGTTTTGTTGCAATAGGAGCTTATGTAACGGCTATTTTGATTCTCACGCCAGCTCAAAAAGATGCAATGTTTATTATAGAGCCAATGGTGCCATGGTTGAAAAATCTACACATGTCATTTTTCCCTGCACTGTTAATTGGTGGTATTGTAACAGCTCTTGTGGCGTTCCTATTGGGTTTTCCTGTTTTCAGAGTTAGAGGCGATTATCTTGCCATTGTTACATTGGGTTTTGGTTTAACAATCAGAGTAATCTCAAACAATACAATTACCATTACAAATGGCTCTTTGGGCTTGAAGGGTCTTCCAAGCTACACAAACCCGTGGTGGTGCTGGGGATGGGCAATTGTTGCAATGATAATAATTATGAGAATTGTATTTTCAGCCTACGGTAGAGCCATGAAGGCAATAAGAGACGATGAAGATGCTGCCATTGCAATGGGCATCAACACTTTCTGGATAAAAATGATCGCCTTTGTTGCAGCTGGTTTCTTTGAAGGTGTAGGTGGTGGATTACTTGCAAGCCTAACCTCGATTATATCACCTACAATGTTTACATTCTTTTTAACATTCCAATTACTGATAATCATTGTTGTGGGTGGGCTTGGTTCAATGACAGGAACTGCCATAGCAACAATTTTGGTTATATGGGGCTCTGAGATTTTGCGCTTTGTAGAACAACCTATGAATATTTTTGGTCTTCACATACCAGGAATTCCTGGTATGAGAATGGTTGTATTTTCTGTATTACTTATAGTGATTATGATTTTTGCAAGAGAAGGTATTATGGGACAGAAGGAGTTTTCGTGGGATGCTTTGTTTAATCTATTTAAAAAGAAAGCAAAGACGGTTTAG
- a CDS encoding branched-chain amino acid ABC transporter permease, whose product MNVTVLLQQFVNGISLGSLYGLVAIGYTMVYGVIRLINFAHGDIMMVGMYFAWFGIISLFLPWWAAFLLSMIATAFVGVIIDRVAYKPLRNASRISALITAIGVSFFLENLFLVVFGGVPKAFPVPSIFGGALNIHGVIFPNIAIYTPIIAMIFLGLLLLLLHKTKYGMAMRALSFDIPTVRLMGVNVDMVISLVFMIGSFLAALGGVFWAMRYPAINPLIGIMPGLKAFAAAVLGGIGSVTGAAIGGFIIGISEIFVVALFPSLAGYKDAFAFLFLIFVLLFKPTGIMGEDLERGRF is encoded by the coding sequence ATGAATGTAACAGTTTTGTTGCAGCAGTTTGTAAATGGGATTTCTTTAGGAAGCTTATACGGTCTTGTTGCTATAGGATACACCATGGTGTATGGTGTTATCAGGCTTATCAACTTTGCCCACGGCGACATTATGATGGTGGGTATGTATTTTGCGTGGTTTGGCATTATCTCTTTATTTTTACCGTGGTGGGCTGCATTTTTGCTGTCTATGATAGCAACTGCGTTTGTAGGTGTTATTATAGACAGGGTTGCATACAAGCCATTGAGAAACGCAAGTAGAATTTCAGCTTTGATTACAGCAATTGGTGTTTCATTCTTTTTGGAAAACCTGTTTCTTGTTGTATTTGGTGGAGTTCCAAAGGCATTTCCTGTACCATCAATTTTTGGCGGAGCTTTAAATATCCACGGTGTTATATTTCCAAATATTGCCATATATACACCTATTATCGCCATGATCTTTTTGGGTTTACTGCTTTTGCTTTTGCATAAAACAAAATATGGAATGGCAATGAGGGCTCTGTCTTTTGATATACCTACAGTCAGGCTCATGGGTGTAAATGTTGATATGGTTATATCGCTTGTATTTATGATAGGTTCATTTCTTGCCGCTTTGGGTGGTGTGTTCTGGGCGATGAGGTATCCTGCAATAAATCCATTGATTGGTATTATGCCCGGCTTAAAAGCATTTGCGGCAGCTGTTTTAGGTGGTATCGGTTCGGTTACAGGAGCAGCTATTGGCGGATTTATCATAGGTATATCTGAAATTTTTGTTGTAGCACTGTTTCCATCACTTGCAGGATACAAAGATGCCTTTGCTTTTCTATTCTTAATTTTTGTCCTTCTTTTCAAGCCTACCGGTATTATGGGCGAAGACCTTGAGAGGGGGCGATTTTAA